The following proteins are encoded in a genomic region of Amphiura filiformis chromosome 11, Afil_fr2py, whole genome shotgun sequence:
- the LOC140164084 gene encoding uncharacterized protein has protein sequence MDTLEKERKRQRMSSSPAKLDDDNQDGGSSRTSSISGEHDDTREEIMTIAEMELLSTDQKLNMILAKVTSMDLKLSGRLDKVEEKTKVTEEHIVEIREEIDNLKRNVEDHANRLRRNNVIFHGIPEGAEGTNAKNCVNFIQSFMNNHMKIEDAETWEIERAHRSPSGSQHGRTRPIFVKFLRYENRVEVLRQAPEKLKDNEFKFRGQSARIYVSDDVTYIVRQDRKKLTELKKAIKTKFPKRKVFIPPVVPAILLRENSAGGLVRVALGTKLNTLD, from the coding sequence ATGGATACTCTGGAAAAGGAGAGAAAGCGGCAAAGAATGTCATCATCACCAGCGAAGTTAGACGATGATAACCAAGATGGCGGATCGTCCCGTACATCAAGTATCAGCGGGGAGCATGATGATACACGAGAGGAGATAATGACAATAGCGGAGATGGAGTTGCTTTCTACGGACCAAAAACTGAATATGATTTTGGCAAAGGTCACAAGTATGGATTTGAAATTAAGCGGAAGATTAGATAAGGTAGAGGAGAAAACTAAAGTGACAGAAGAACATATCGTAGAAATACGAGAGGAGATTGATAATCTGAAAAGAAATGTAGAGGATCACGCCAATCGCCTGCGGAGAAATAACGTTATTTTCCACGGGATCCCTGAAGGAGCTGAGGGCACCAATGCTAAAAATTGTGTTAACTTTATACAATCGTTCATGAACAACCACATGAAAATTGAAGACGCAGAGACATGGGAAATTGAGCGTGCACACCGCTCTCCATCAGGTTCTCAGCATGGCCGAACAaggcccatttttgtcaaattcctCCGCTATGAAAATCGCGTCGAGGTATTGAGGCAAGCGCCAGAGAAGCTGAAAGataatgagttcaagtttagagGCCAAAGCGCAAGAATATATGTGTCAGATGATGTGACTTATATAGTCAGGCAGGATCGCAAGAAACTTACGGAACTTAAAAAAGCAATAAAGACAAAGTTCCCCAAACGCAAAGTTTTCATCCCGCCGGTTGTGCCAGCGATACTGTTACGGGAAAACTCGGCGGGAGGATTAGTGAGAGTAGCCCTGGGAACGAAATTGAACACTCTGGATTAG
- the LOC140163849 gene encoding melatonin receptor type 1A-like, translated as MIIIPYCYIKIYLFAKKSKQRVLKHSSKGSGSNIGNSKLRDRDIKLLKTVATILAAFMIMWAPYTSDIVFNFYDTWPDWYLQTGVALCLANSSINFIIYGIMNKNFRRSYSMIFHKIFCWKWSTESSKKDIEERLKRQGATGRVKSDHAIVNNIIAANI; from the coding sequence ATGATCATTATACCATACtgttacatcaaaatatatttgtttgccaaaaaatccAAGCAACGAGTACTGAAGCATAGTTCTAAAGGCAGCGGTAGCAATATTGGCAACTCAAAATTAAGAGATCGTGATATTAAACTCCTTAAGACAGTAGCTACAATTTTGGCAGCTTTCATGATAATGTGGGCACCGTATACTTCTGATATAGTGTTTAATTTCTATGACACCTGGCCAGATTGGTATCTGCAGACAGGTGTCGCTCTATGTTTAGCTAACAGCTCAATTAACTTCATCATCTATGGCATTATGAATAAGAATTTTCGTCGTAGTTATAGTATGATATTTCACAAGATATTCTGTTGGAAATGGAGTACAGAGTCTAGCAAAAAGGACATTGAGGAAAGACTCAAAAGACAAGGTGCCACTGGTAGAGTGAAATCGGATCATGCAATTGTTAACAATATCATTGCTGCTAATATTTAA